The genome window CTGCACTGCACAGAAACATTGTGCAACAATCAGAGAAAGGTCAATGTAATTGAAATAACAATTGAGCCACAAAACAATTTCGTGCACAACTAAACAAGATCAAAATATAATCATTCCTGCCACTTTCACCAACTATGACACAAGAGAACAAACGCACAAAGAGGAAGAATCCTGTAAAAGCTTTGGGAAGAAGCTATCCACAAAACCACAAACACACGCAAACCAAACCCATTCCCATACATGATACCATGAATgatatattatttaatattaaaaaactcTCTATATAACGCAAATTGCTCCTCTTCTTGACCTCCAACACAATCTCCACTCTCAACAAAAAAATGGTCATCTTCCGTCCATCAAGAAAGCAGCTGCTTCAACAAATGACAGAAACATTCCATTTCCCTAATCCAACATATATGGTTATTCAAGGAGCGAATGAGGGTGGCAGAGTTGTCCTCACCCTTGATGTTTATGACTTTGCCACAGGAAACCAGTACAAAACAGAGGCCATCATAACAGATGGCATAGACAAGGCAGAAGAATTGGCCTCAGAATTAATGTTTGGGCTCATGAAAAACAGACTTGGTCTTCAGATAGACGATCTCAACTTCAATCAGATTATGTATTATCAAGACACTCTCAACACATGTGAATTGAGATCGAACAACCAAGAGGAGAAAATTACTGAACTCATCAACCTCATGAATgccatgagagaagaaaagaagcaagacgCTGACAAAATACAACAACTCAACTATAACATCGAGGTCATTAACTTAGAGAAGGAGGATGCAATAAATGAGGCAGAGGAAGTAAGAGCTGAAAATAGGAGCATCAAATCAGATATTGTGCAATTAATGGACACATTGCACAGCCTAAGGAGAAAAATGAGAAGACTTCTGCAAATCACTTCTGCTTTCATATGGTAGACAAAGGTTAAAGTCATGGATGATGATGCGTTTTTGGGAAGTCAAACATGAAGAAGAATTAAAGATAAAGATTCAAGTCATGCCACCAAGCCATGAAGAACacaatacaacaaaataaaaactcttACTTTTTAAATGTTCCTTGGTTTATTTTGCATTTTGTATACCAGAGTGGTTGTTTGATCTTACTGTTCGTGCACCAACGTCTCTATGCACAGCATTTTgtattttctatattttcaaTTTCCTGACTGTCAGTGTTCATTAGGTGTTATATAtctttgtttatcttttttgcacaatttcctcCCTACATTCTATGATTACCTGGATACCATTCTCTCTTCATCCATCAATATTATGTGTcaataacaaaatttctttgaaaatttGGATAAACAATATGATTATTCAGCCTCAATCCACGCCCAACAAACCATAATTTACCCGCAGCAAAGCGCGGGCTGTCAGCTAGTAAAAGTCATATTGCACAAAGTGTAAAGTGGGATTCCCTCCCTCtctcataaaactaagaatatACTATAAAAAAAGATTTTGTGCTATTCACTATCTCGTGCATATTCaatccatatatatgtgtgtgtatatatggatgtgtaacaatgtttcgtaaaagCCCTCCAATTTACAACTGGGAAGCAGGATCAAATCCATTAGAATGGCCACTCTTCTTCGAGTCTTTTCCATTGGTGCCtacttcttcatcttcattgtcATCAATAAATCTCTTCCAAAACCAATGTTTCTTCCATACTCTCTCAGTCATCTCTTCAATAGGTATGTTTTTGGTCTCCGGAACCAGAAATAGCACAAAGATTGACATGATCAAAACCCAGCcagagaagaacaagaaaatccCCCACTTGAAATGGCAAAGCATGGAGAGGAAAGCTTGTGCTATTACAAAAGTGAAGAGCAAGTTGACACAAACGGTCACACTCTGCCCAGCCGAGCGGGTTTCTAATGGGAAGATCTCACTGGGGATTAGCCAACCAAGAGGCCCCCAAGACCAAGCAAACCCAGAAACGAAAACACATACCATGACAACCACAAGGATTGCGAAACCTTTTTGAAGGTCTTCAGAGTGGTCTTTAACCTTGATACCTAGAACAATTGCCACTACCACTTGAGAGATGAACATTTGGACACCAGCCTCGAGCAGGAGCTTTCGACGACCCAATTTGTCGACAGAGTATACAGACACAAGAGTGGAGATCACGTTGACAGCACCAGTAATGACAGCTGAGTAGAGGGAAGCATCACTGCCAAATCCAACAGTATCAAATAGCACTGGAGCATAAAACATGATTGCATTGATGCCTGTGAATTGCTGGAATATctgtttgaaacaaaaacaaaaggaagagcACACAACTACAATTAGAATTCTACGTCCAAAGTTACTAGCAAAGTGACTTAGAATTTTTGGATTGTGATCATAGTTCTAAATGGGAAATAATTCTAACCTGCAAGGCAACTGCAATGACCAGTTGAGGTCGATTCCTCCTCTTGAGAAGATTTCTGAAAGGGTGCTTTACTTCTTTTGCAATTCGACTTGCCTCGGCAAGTTCTAGGAACTCAGGTTCGATCTTGTCGGTGCCTCGAATCTTTCTGAGCACAGCTTTTCCTTCTTCCAAGAGACCTCGCTCAATGAGGCTGTTAGGTGTTTCCACCACCAGGAGCGCCCCAAGAGTAAGGAGACCAGCGGGAATGCCAGCCAATCCTAATGATAGCCTCCAACCCCATCCTGCTTTGATTCTGTT of Tripterygium wilfordii isolate XIE 37 chromosome 13, ASM1340144v1, whole genome shotgun sequence contains these proteins:
- the LOC120013905 gene encoding sugar transport protein 13-like produces the protein MPAGGFASVRPAGVEFEAKITPIVIISCIMAATGGLMFGYDVGISGGVTSMPDFLKKFFPVVYEKTNDPTINSNYCKYDNQGLQLFTSSLYLAGLIATFFASYTTRNFGRRPTMLIAGVFFIVGVVLNAAAENLAMLIIGRILLGCGVGFANQAVPLFLSEIAPTRIRGGLNILFQLNVTIGILLANLINYGTAKIKAGWGWRLSLGLAGIPAGLLTLGALLVVETPNSLIERGLLEEGKAVLRKIRGTDKIEPEFLELAEASRIAKEVKHPFRNLLKRRNRPQLVIAVALQIFQQFTGINAIMFYAPVLFDTVGFGSDASLYSAVITGAVNVISTLVSVYSVDKLGRRKLLLEAGVQMFISQVVVAIVLGIKVKDHSEDLQKGFAILVVVMVCVFVSGFAWSWGPLGWLIPSEIFPLETRSAGQSVTVCVNLLFTFVIAQAFLSMLCHFKWGIFLFFSGWVLIMSIFVLFLVPETKNIPIEEMTERVWKKHWFWKRFIDDNEDEEVGTNGKDSKKSGHSNGFDPASQL